A stretch of Geomonas oryzisoli DNA encodes these proteins:
- a CDS encoding LysM peptidoglycan-binding domain-containing protein codes for MRLFARFILLLFMLSAAACATQPPRFRDEAAAKLDQLKLEGGERLRPAEYASVLQAFLKGDAYLMESEQEEADRYFQMTILKGDLLAQEVAAEKARRLAEAARLAEERRQAELVRLARLEEERLAKALAAEKAQREAAEAERRKARPVVKEPVQVASWTVRRGESLPLIASRPEVYGDRNLWPLIYRANRDQIRDPKHIWPGQVLRVPRNAGRDDFGEARRYAQEHPLH; via the coding sequence TTGAGGCTTTTCGCCCGTTTCATACTCCTGCTGTTCATGCTCTCCGCGGCGGCCTGCGCAACGCAGCCGCCGCGTTTTCGCGATGAAGCCGCCGCCAAACTCGACCAGTTGAAGCTCGAAGGAGGGGAGCGGCTGCGTCCGGCCGAGTACGCGAGCGTGCTCCAGGCGTTTCTCAAGGGGGACGCCTACCTGATGGAGAGCGAACAGGAGGAAGCAGACCGCTACTTCCAGATGACGATCCTCAAGGGGGATCTCCTCGCGCAGGAGGTTGCCGCCGAAAAGGCCCGCAGGCTGGCCGAGGCTGCGCGCCTGGCCGAGGAACGCCGGCAGGCCGAACTGGTACGGTTGGCCCGTCTGGAGGAAGAGCGCCTGGCCAAGGCACTGGCCGCCGAGAAGGCCCAGCGCGAAGCAGCCGAGGCGGAGCGGCGCAAGGCGCGTCCGGTGGTAAAGGAGCCTGTGCAGGTTGCCTCCTGGACCGTCCGCCGTGGCGAATCCCTGCCGCTGATCGCTTCGCGCCCCGAGGTCTACGGGGACCGCAACCTCTGGCCCCTGATCTACCGCGCCAACCGGGACCAGATCCGCGACCCCAAGCACATCTGGCCGGGGCAGGTACTGCGCGTTCCCAGGAACGCAGGGCGTGACGACTTCGGCGAGGCCCGGCGCTACGCCCAGGAGCACCCTCTGCACTGA